A single Brachionichthys hirsutus isolate HB-005 chromosome 17, CSIRO-AGI_Bhir_v1, whole genome shotgun sequence DNA region contains:
- the LOC137906827 gene encoding uncharacterized protein isoform X1 translates to MGLEVDEEDIDELIRVRSEELSTKELRELEAMQRTAVQEEFGDEEEEEEDAAIVPPAQIKDILAKFHEVSEFVEKNHPEKVMTSRAIAHYDDVCLAHFRRIVKSPQKQTSLDRFFKKRVKPLLQEQEEIKARDELMKVKERLLKLENELVEVKRKHRQLKASRRAKTKPPRQDGSVEYQVDVPETSTTAVEKPDLQYVVDEEAILQLMKNCPVCNRKCRCSKYTHGSYFIVNQSCYSCHYRRKWASQPGASAIRRPSRRAKVRA, encoded by the exons ATGGGTCTCGAGGTGGACGAGGAGGACATCGACGAGCTGATTCGGGTGCGCAGCGAGGAGCTGTCCACGAAGGAGCTGCGGGAATTGGAGGCGATGCAACGCACCGCTGTGCAGGAGGAGTtcggagacgaggaggaggaggaggaggacgcagcCATCGTTCCACCAGCccaaattaaagacattttagcAAAATTCCACGAAGTCTCGGAATTTGTGGAAAAGaatcacccggaaaaagtgatgacgagtcgggctattgctcactatgatgacgtctgcctcgcacatttccgacggattgtcaaaagcccgCAGAAGCAGACGTCGTTGGATCGGTTCTTCAAGAAACGC GTTAagcctctgctgcaggagcaaGAGGAGATCAAAGCCAGAGACGAGCTGATGAAGGTGAAGGAGAGACTGCTCAAGCTGGAAAATGAGCTAGTGGAGGTGAAGAGGAAACACCGACAG CTAAAAGCTTCCCGGAGAGCCAAAACCAAACCGCCCCGCCAGGACGGCAGTGTGG AGTATCAAGTCGATGTGCCTGAAACATCCACGACGGCTGTGGAGAA GCCAGATCTGCAGTACGTTGTTGACGAGGAGGCGATCCTGCAGCTGATGAAGAACTGCCCCGTGTGCAACAGGAAGTGCCGCTGCAGCAAATACACTCACGGCTCTTACTTCATCGTTAACCAGAGCTGTTACTCCTGCCATTATCGACGCAAGTGGGCCAGCCAGCCGGGAGCGAGCGCCATCAGACGCCCGAGCAGAAGGGCAAAGGTTAGAGCgtga
- the LOC137906827 gene encoding uncharacterized protein isoform X2: MSRTHKRCSVVDCTDQSRSLFQLPASEDRRTEWIKFIFGGDAPAKKDKNILVCAKHFEQDCFYNHGQYSAGLAIKLRLRDGATPTLRGGSGGEAAVKPLLQEQEEIKARDELMKVKERLLKLENELVEVKRKHRQLKASRRAKTKPPRQDGSVEYQVDVPETSTTAVEKPDLQYVVDEEAILQLMKNCPVCNRKCRCSKYTHGSYFIVNQSCYSCHYRRKWASQPGASAIRRPSRRAKVRA; this comes from the exons ATGTCCAGGACGCACAAGCGCTGCTCTGTTGTTGACTGCACTGATCAAAGCAGATCTTTATTCCAGCtaccagcttcagaggacagaaggacagagtggataaagtttatttttggtggcgATGCTCCGGCGAAGAAAGACAAGAATATTTTAGTGTGCGCTAAACACTTTGAGCAAGACTGCTTCTATAATCACGGACAATACAGCGCCGGGCTAGCAATAAAGCTTCGTCTGAGAGACGGGGCGACACCAACTCTCCGGGGGGGGAGTGGAGGCGAGGCGGCG GTTAagcctctgctgcaggagcaaGAGGAGATCAAAGCCAGAGACGAGCTGATGAAGGTGAAGGAGAGACTGCTCAAGCTGGAAAATGAGCTAGTGGAGGTGAAGAGGAAACACCGACAG CTAAAAGCTTCCCGGAGAGCCAAAACCAAACCGCCCCGCCAGGACGGCAGTGTGG AGTATCAAGTCGATGTGCCTGAAACATCCACGACGGCTGTGGAGAA GCCAGATCTGCAGTACGTTGTTGACGAGGAGGCGATCCTGCAGCTGATGAAGAACTGCCCCGTGTGCAACAGGAAGTGCCGCTGCAGCAAATACACTCACGGCTCTTACTTCATCGTTAACCAGAGCTGTTACTCCTGCCATTATCGACGCAAGTGGGCCAGCCAGCCGGGAGCGAGCGCCATCAGACGCCCGAGCAGAAGGGCAAAGGTTAGAGCgtga